In Urechidicola croceus, a single window of DNA contains:
- a CDS encoding dipeptidase, with amino-acid sequence MINNTKKKLFFDAHLDLAMNALEWNRDLRWTVDEIRASEKKMYDKPDRGNNTVSFDSLRKGNVGIIVGTQIARYAKNSNKMPGASWNSQEQAWAQTQGQLAWYQAMEFDGVIKQIKNIQDFETQLLNWENDTENTPIGMIRSLEGADSIISMHHLEKAYADGLRAIGPAHYGPGVYAQGTDATGGIGAKGKELLKEMENLNIILDASHLCDDSFWESLKNFNGHVWASHNNCRSIVPHNRQFSDEQLKALIEREAVIGSVFDTWMLKEGWIKGKSTPKGENVSLLNVVNHIDHICQLAGNTLHVGIGSDLDGAFGIEQSPFDIDTIADLQKIPAILQSKGYSEEDIENICSNNWIRFIRNSWK; translated from the coding sequence ATGATAAATAATACTAAAAAGAAGTTGTTTTTTGATGCTCATTTAGATTTAGCAATGAATGCGCTAGAATGGAATCGAGATTTAAGGTGGACTGTGGATGAGATTAGAGCATCTGAAAAAAAAATGTACGATAAACCAGATAGAGGAAATAACACTGTTTCTTTTGATAGTCTTAGAAAAGGAAATGTCGGTATTATAGTTGGAACTCAAATTGCTCGATATGCAAAAAACAGTAACAAAATGCCTGGAGCAAGTTGGAATTCACAAGAACAAGCATGGGCACAAACTCAAGGTCAATTGGCTTGGTATCAAGCAATGGAGTTTGATGGGGTAATTAAACAAATAAAAAATATTCAAGATTTCGAAACTCAATTACTGAATTGGGAAAATGACACTGAAAATACACCTATTGGAATGATTAGAAGTTTGGAAGGTGCAGATTCAATTATAAGTATGCATCATTTAGAAAAAGCCTATGCTGATGGCCTGAGAGCAATTGGACCTGCACATTATGGCCCAGGAGTTTATGCACAAGGAACAGATGCCACTGGTGGTATAGGTGCAAAAGGAAAAGAACTACTCAAAGAAATGGAAAACTTAAATATTATTTTGGATGCTTCACATTTATGTGATGATAGTTTTTGGGAATCTTTAAAAAATTTCAATGGCCATGTTTGGGCAAGCCATAATAATTGTAGAAGTATAGTGCCACATAATAGACAATTTTCTGATGAACAACTAAAGGCTTTGATTGAAAGAGAAGCTGTTATTGGAAGTGTATTTGATACTTGGATGCTTAAAGAAGGTTGGATTAAGGGTAAATCAACTCCTAAAGGAGAAAACGTTTCTTTACTAAATGTTGTTAATCATATTGATCATATATGTCAATTGGCTGGTAACACTTTACATGTAGGAATCGGCTCTGATCTTGATGGTGCCTTTGGTATTGAACAATCTCCTTTTGATATTGATACAATAGCCGATCTACAAAAAATACCTGCAATTCTTCAATCTAAAGGTTATTC
- a CDS encoding type III PLP-dependent enzyme domain-containing protein, giving the protein MNRTGIKPEFAFDLHQQLNPKLFNFKGLHIYDGHIHTQTFVEIKNTVENYFTSINELIETIKQVTTKDFELICGGSITFPIHAQFPNRNLSPGTTLLWDYGYITKFPDLNFNIAGVILTRVISKPSKNIICIDLGHKAIASEMPEIPIYFPQIPNAKKLGHSEEHLTLEISNINKFEIGDILYGFPWHICPTVALHEHVGVIIKNKLSGFWEITARKRLYK; this is encoded by the coding sequence ATGAATAGAACTGGTATAAAACCTGAGTTCGCTTTTGATTTACATCAACAACTTAACCCTAAATTATTTAATTTTAAAGGGTTGCATATATATGACGGTCATATCCATACCCAAACTTTTGTAGAAATAAAAAATACTGTAGAAAATTACTTTACTAGTATTAATGAATTGATTGAAACAATTAAACAAGTAACAACTAAAGATTTTGAATTAATTTGTGGTGGAAGCATTACTTTTCCTATTCATGCACAATTTCCAAATAGAAATTTATCTCCTGGAACAACGCTTTTATGGGATTATGGGTATATTACTAAATTTCCTGATTTAAATTTTAATATTGCTGGAGTTATCCTAACACGTGTTATTAGTAAACCATCAAAAAACATAATTTGTATTGATTTGGGGCATAAAGCTATTGCTTCGGAAATGCCTGAAATACCAATATACTTTCCACAAATACCAAATGCAAAAAAATTGGGGCATAGTGAAGAACACCTAACATTGGAGATATCCAACATTAATAAATTTGAAATTGGAGATATACTCTATGGATTTCCTTGGCATATTTGTCCAACTGTTGCCTTACATGAACATGTAGGAGTAATTATTAAAAATAAATTAAGTGGTTTTTGGGAAATTACTGCACGTAAACGACTATACAAATGA